TTCCAGTGAATGCATGTGTCGCAGGCAACCTCAATGTCGGTGGTCTGCGTCGGAGTGTACTCGCTGCAGCTTTGACCTACGGCCATCAGTTGGTCGCGATTGGGCATGATATCCCCCCTTTCTCGTCCTTCAGCAGCTAGTCTTCCACGGTATGGTCAGTTTTACCTAACCTTTAGCCAGAAAGTCTTTTTTCGCAGGGTAGATTGGAGATGGATTTGAGTTGGTTGTCATTTCCCGAAAGAATGTGTTATAATCGAAACAACGAGTTCCGAGAATTGACTGGTGTGTTCTTGGAAGGTCCGGGAGGGCCGGGCCAGCGCGGAGGACCCTCGAAAGACAATATTTGCTAGAGGGGTGGGCCTGTTTGAATCTTACCGCTGAGTTTTTCTGGAAGCTGTTTGAAGCGACGGGTTCGGTAGCCGCCTATTTGCTGTACAAAAAATACAGGGAGATAGTTTTGAACTAGTTCCGTCAGTGGCCAGTGGGCTGATACTCTAGGCTGTAATTGGATTACAAGCTGCTAGTGGCTAGCGTGACAGTAGACACCACCAAGGGATACAACTGAGCAAAGTTTTACAGGCGATGACGAAGACAAGTAGGGCAGATGACTTGCCTAACAGGGACGAATGGCATAGACTGGAACCATTCGAGGCGAGGTTTGGCTGAAATTCACTTCCGAGCTGAGGGTTGAACTGGCAGTAGGCCTTTCCGGGGGCTTCCCGTTACAGAAGCAGGGCGTAACGATCTTTGTGATCAAGCGCCTGGAAGAGTGGGCTGCCTTGGCAGTCAAATAGGATGGTACCGCGAATAACCTTCGTTCCTAACTGGGACGGAGGTTCTTTTTTATTCCTTAAGATAAACCGCGAACAAGCACCGGCTAGTTGCGCTAGTCTGGGAAAACTAGGATTAGCCGATAGAGTCTAAGGAGGGAGAGTTTTGAAAGAGCAAGTTATCCAAGTCCGGGATCGGGCTTTGGCTGCCTGCCAAGAGGCTGATAGTGTGCGGGAATTAGAGGACGTTCGGGTCCGCTTTCTCGGTAAGAAGGGAGAACTAACCCAAATCTTGCGGGGAATGGGTCAGCTGTCCCCCGAGGAGCGACCGGTGATGGGTAAGCTGGTCAACGAGGTGAGGGAAGAAGTAGAAAGGGCGCTGGCGGAGCGGGGGGAAATTCTGGCGGAAGCGGAATTGACCCGACGGTTGTCAGCGGAGACCTTGGATTTGACCTTGCCCGGTAGGCGACCGCAGCGAGGCACTGTCCATCCCGTCAACCTGATTCTCGCGGAATTGGAGCGGGTTTTTGTCAGTATGGGGTTTGAAGTCGTAGAAGGTCCTGAAGTCGAGACGGATTATTACAACTTCGAGGCTCTCAACGTGCCCCCCGATCACCCGGCCCGGGACATGCAAGACACCTTCTATCTTGATGGGGGATTTTTGCTGCGGTCACAAACTTCGCCGGTTCAGGTCCGAGTGATGGAAAAGCAGGCGCCACCGGTTCGAATCATTTGCCCGGGGAAGGTCTATCGCCGGGATTCCGATGCCACTCATACCCCAATGTTCCACCAGGTAGAGGGTTTGGTGGTGGACAAGGGGGTTACCCTAGGCGATTTGAAGGGAACGCTGATGGAGTTATCTCGGGTACTGTACGGTGATCGCAAAGTGAGATTCCGTCCCAGCTTCTTCCCCTTTACCGAACCCAGCGCGGAAATGGATGTCGCCTGTGTGGTTTGTGAAGGCACGGGATGTCGGGTCTGCAAAGGGAGTGGTTGGCTAGAGGTGTTGGGCTGCGGAATGGTGCATCCCAAGGTGTTTGAAATGGTTGGTTATGATCCCGACGAAGTCACCGGATTTGCCTTTGGTCTTGGGGTTGAGCGGTTTGCGATGACTCGCTACGGGATTGAAGATATCCGCTGGCTATATGAGAACGACTTGCGGTTCCTGCGGCAGTTTCACGGGAGGTGACCGAAGAGATGCGAGTATCATATAAGTGGTTGCAGGACTATGTAGATTTTACGATGACCCCTCAGGAATTGTCCGATGCCTTGACAATGTCCGGATCGGAAGTCGACGGAATCGAAGATCTAGCACCGGATCTTACCGGTGTTGTTACCGCAGAGGTCAAGGCAGTGGAGCCCCATCCCAATGCCGATCGTTTGCGGGTGTGCCAGGTATACGATGGTGACAGCACCTTAACGGTGGTTTGCGGTGCTCCCAATGTGGCTGCCGGGCAGAGGGTTCCCTTGGCTGAAGTTGGAGCGGTGTTGCCGGGAGGATTTGCAATCAAGCCCGCGAAGCTGCGGGGCGTTGACTCCAATGGGATGATTTGTTCTGAGCGGGAGTTAGGCCTGGGTGACGGCCATGATGGGATTATGGTCTTGCCCGAGGATACGCCCCTGGGGATACCGATAGTCCAAGCCCTGGGGCTTGATGATTCCGTCTTGGAATTGGAGATTTACCCCAATCGACCGGACAATCAAAGCGTAATTGGGATCGCCCGGGAGGTTGCCGCCATCACCAGGAATGAGCTGCGGTTACCTCAGCCCCAGGTACAGGAAGAGGGGGAGCCCATTGAGAATCTGACCTCGGTGACACTAGAGGCGCCAGATCTGTGTCCCAGGTATAGTTGTCGAGTGATCACCGGCGTCACTGTCGGTGAGTCTCCCCTGTGGCTGCAGCGGCGGCTGTTGGCCGCGGGAATGCGACCAATTAATAATATCGTTGATATCACCAATTTCGTGATGCTGGAAATGGGACAGCCTATGCACGCCTTCGACTACGATCTGTTGGCGGAAAACCGGATTGTGGTGCGCAGGGCGAAGCCCCAGGAAGAGATCGTGACCCTGGACGGAGTAACGAGAACTCTGACCGAGGATATGCTGGTCATTGCCGATGGCGCCAGGCCCCAGGTTGTAGCGGGAATTATGGGTGCCGAAAGTGTGGAAGTCAGTGAAAACACCGTCAATATCCTGTTGGAAGCAGCCAATTTCAATGGGCCGGCCATTCGCCGGACATCACGGGCTTTGGGTCTCAGTTCTGAGTCCTCCAGCCGCTTTGAGAAGGGGTTGGACCCCAACAACACGATACCGGCCTTGGAGCGGGCTACTGACCTGATTCTCCAACTGGCCGGCGGCAAGGCAGCCAAGGGTATCATCGATGTCTACCCAGAGCCGGTGCAGCCTTGGCAGATCAAGTTCAGGACCACCGAGGTCAAAAGGCTGTTGGGTGTTGAGATACCTGCCGATGAGTGCGCTCAGTACCTAGCCAGTCTGCAGCTGGAGACCGAGCTCCAGGGGGATACTCTGTTGGTGACCATTCCCACCTTCCGGGGCGATCTGCGGCGGGAAGCGGATCTAGTTGAGGAAATTGCGCGGTTGTATGGCTATGACAAGATTCCAGCAACTCTGCCCTCCACCGGTCGCAGTCGCGGCGGTAAGAATGCCACCATGGTTTTTCGGGATGGGATCCGGGAGCTGCTAGTTGGTTTTGGACTCAACGAGGCGATGTCCTACACCTTCTGGTCTCCCAAGGCGTTAACTAAGATGGGAATTCCCTGGCAG
The DNA window shown above is from Bacillota bacterium and carries:
- a CDS encoding YqzL family protein; this encodes MNLTAEFFWKLFEATGSVAAYLLYKKYREIVLN
- the pheS gene encoding phenylalanine--tRNA ligase subunit alpha, which produces MKEQVIQVRDRALAACQEADSVRELEDVRVRFLGKKGELTQILRGMGQLSPEERPVMGKLVNEVREEVERALAERGEILAEAELTRRLSAETLDLTLPGRRPQRGTVHPVNLILAELERVFVSMGFEVVEGPEVETDYYNFEALNVPPDHPARDMQDTFYLDGGFLLRSQTSPVQVRVMEKQAPPVRIICPGKVYRRDSDATHTPMFHQVEGLVVDKGVTLGDLKGTLMELSRVLYGDRKVRFRPSFFPFTEPSAEMDVACVVCEGTGCRVCKGSGWLEVLGCGMVHPKVFEMVGYDPDEVTGFAFGLGVERFAMTRYGIEDIRWLYENDLRFLRQFHGR
- a CDS encoding phenylalanine--tRNA ligase subunit beta, which encodes MRVSYKWLQDYVDFTMTPQELSDALTMSGSEVDGIEDLAPDLTGVVTAEVKAVEPHPNADRLRVCQVYDGDSTLTVVCGAPNVAAGQRVPLAEVGAVLPGGFAIKPAKLRGVDSNGMICSERELGLGDGHDGIMVLPEDTPLGIPIVQALGLDDSVLELEIYPNRPDNQSVIGIAREVAAITRNELRLPQPQVQEEGEPIENLTSVTLEAPDLCPRYSCRVITGVTVGESPLWLQRRLLAAGMRPINNIVDITNFVMLEMGQPMHAFDYDLLAENRIVVRRAKPQEEIVTLDGVTRTLTEDMLVIADGARPQVVAGIMGAESVEVSENTVNILLEAANFNGPAIRRTSRALGLSSESSSRFEKGLDPNNTIPALERATDLILQLAGGKAAKGIIDVYPEPVQPWQIKFRTTEVKRLLGVEIPADECAQYLASLQLETELQGDTLLVTIPTFRGDLRREADLVEEIARLYGYDKIPATLPSTGRSRGGKNATMVFRDGIRELLVGFGLNEAMSYTFWSPKALTKMGIPWQPMITINNPLTEEWSAMRIRVLPQLLEAVARNVARQQDNVHLFELGPVYEAKELPLSDHPEERWKLAIAMTGQWPTTQWGRPDHEVDVFDLKGVLEALALEFGIELEFRQSQHDGLHPGRSATILCAGKELGMIGEVHPTVVEEYSLDQRVVVAELYLDLLQAAVKPLDKVKSIPRYPAVARDIALLVPVTVDATQVQDLIIACGGGLITEFALFDVYEGEQIPENYRSLAYSLIFQAPDRTLRDEEIQGILEKLEERLATELSVQIRR